Proteins from a genomic interval of Chroococcidiopsis thermalis PCC 7203:
- a CDS encoding acyltransferase family protein, producing MRDIKIDFLRFLGLSLIILAHVDPPIWLAQLRNFDVVLMVVVSGLAFTQSRKVESYQSYLWKRIKRLLFPVWLFLSFYFLANTGLSLLGKTALIPPEVILDSYTLTEGIGYVWIIRVFLLVALTAPFISRVNQRVKNHRVYFSLLIFSYLLYELLLALTLPYTTTNFGENVSLFVYYGIAFSLIFAVGIRIPQLRKERCFSLAGFFLLTFAALGIVYFIQRGELVNTQTHKYPPSAYYLSYAMGMTVLAYLVADKFIPIIGKFKKLEFWILFIAQNSMWIYLWHIPIVEFFEQNNTFNFLIEYFVTYSGATLITFLQVFAVKKRLLPTINKESLKKDLTILLTG from the coding sequence ATGAGAGACATCAAAATAGACTTCTTGAGATTTTTAGGTTTATCTCTGATTATTCTCGCTCACGTCGATCCACCAATTTGGCTGGCTCAGCTCAGAAACTTTGATGTAGTTTTAATGGTCGTAGTTTCTGGACTAGCATTTACACAATCCCGAAAAGTAGAATCTTATCAAAGTTATCTCTGGAAAAGAATTAAACGATTACTCTTTCCCGTTTGGCTTTTCTTATCTTTCTACTTTTTAGCGAATACTGGATTGTCACTCTTAGGAAAGACCGCGTTAATTCCTCCAGAAGTTATATTAGATAGCTACACCCTGACAGAGGGAATTGGCTATGTTTGGATAATTCGAGTATTTCTTTTAGTCGCTCTCACAGCTCCTTTTATTTCAAGAGTGAATCAAAGAGTCAAAAACCATAGAGTTTATTTCTCCCTTTTAATCTTTTCGTATTTACTCTATGAATTGCTTCTAGCTCTAACTTTGCCATACACAACTACCAATTTCGGAGAAAATGTATCGTTGTTTGTCTATTATGGAATCGCATTTTCGTTGATTTTTGCTGTCGGCATTCGGATCCCGCAATTGAGAAAAGAGCGATGTTTTAGTTTAGCGGGATTTTTTCTCTTAACCTTTGCTGCTTTGGGAATAGTTTACTTTATCCAACGGGGCGAATTAGTTAATACACAGACTCATAAGTATCCACCTTCGGCGTATTATCTTTCCTATGCTATGGGTATGACTGTTTTAGCTTACCTAGTAGCAGACAAATTTATTCCAATTATCGGGAAGTTCAAAAAATTAGAGTTTTGGATTTTATTTATTGCCCAGAATAGTATGTGGATATATCTCTGGCATATCCCAATAGTTGAGTTTTTTGAGCAAAATAACACTTTTAACTTTTTAATCGAATATTTTGTCACCTACTCAGGGGCAACGCTCATTACATTCTTACAAGTTTTCGCCGTCAAAAAGAGGCTGTTACCGACTATCAATAAAGAATCTTTGAAAAAAGACTTAACAATTCTTTTGACGGGCTAA